AAAGTCGCCCATTAGTATAATGTTCTTATGTGTTATTTCCATAGCTTTGtcgatagttttataaaattcctctatttcttcttcttttgcgGATTCGGTGGGTGCATATACCTGTAGAATGGATATCTTAAATTCgtgaagtattaaatttagcaTTGCCACTCGTTCTGTTAGGCCGATGAAGCTTTCGATGTTGTTTTTAAGAGACTTCTTAATAATGAAGCCCACTCCAAATTTACCTGGTGTACCACCAATGTAGCAGAATATTAAGTTGCCATATTCCTCTATTTTATTACCAAGTCGTCTGATCTCTGAGATACCGATTACgtcataattgattttttttttgttgcttcATTTAACTCCAACCAACGTTCATGTGAAGATAGGGTCCTGACGTTGTAAGCtgcgatttttaatttggttgtgtttttgtattgtcTGATCGCCGTCTCTGTGGCTTTTTTGGAGGGTTTTGGTCGTACTCTCCCGCGGTGACCGGCCGTATTGGGAGATTTGAGGTTGGGAGGGGGTCCGATTTCGATTGCTATTCAGTGTTGTGTTGTGATGTATTCGTTTGGCGTTGAGTTGTTTCTGCTTGAGTGAGGATTAGTTTgggcttttgtataaaatagttcTTCATGCTTCCTTTGTTTTTCTTAGGTGGTTGCTTTTTAGTTTGTTGAACACCTTGGCTGCCGGGGTGAAGTGTCTCCGGGGATTCAGAGagatttcttttgtttgacTGTTTATACAACGGTTGTTTGttgttcaatataataattttgtcgtACTTTATAAAGGCAGTATTGCCTGcatctttttctttttgaacTTGGACTTGAAGTTCTCTacgcttatttaaaatttcgattGGGTAGTCTTCTTTTAGGTAATATGAAGTATTTTGgaggtaatgtttatttttttggatttttaatttgaatcccCATGTGTTGAATGTTATTACTATAGGTCTAACTTTTTCGCCTTTTTTCCCCAGTCTTCTAACAGCTTCTATATTGTGAGTTTCGCATgaaattttgatgtatgtatttattatgtttatgacCATTTCTTCGAGTTCATCGTATGACTTTTCACTCTCTTCTACGCCAAACAAGATTAGATTTTTGCGTCTAAACTGTCTTTCTaagttgtttaatttttttgtttgttcttcTAGGTTTTTCTCCAAAAGCTCGTTTTTTAGTTCTAAGTGATTAAACTTCTCGTTGAGGCTGTTGAttattgtacatttaataTCTTCTTTCATATCTAGcatgtcttgtttttgttgcTTTATATCTTGCTGCATGAtaactaacatattttttatttcctccATCGCCTGTTATGATGCACTTAGTGCCCTCTATGaaagatgtatatatattttttatattctatttgtgatattcttatattaaaattaagtgttcaatatttattgaaaaataaatttttgaaagttATGGTTCTCTAGAGTGATTTGAACTCGAACCCAATGAGAACGTCACCGGCACCGCAAGCGATTTGACTAAGTGTCTTTACTGCATATGCTTGAAAATATCGTACAAGTTACACGCGTCACAGACACTAAATGAGTCAGTGTTATACCAAGTCTTGACACTTGTGCcgttattttttgcaaaaattaGTTCACTTCACATCACTACACTATTTCACTTTAATGTTGTTCATTGTGCACAATTCCTGCATTTTAGGTATTCTTTTCAACATAAGTTATCTACAAAAGTCACTCGTTTGAAGCGTTGTGATTTTGGCGAATTATTTATGCTTTTACAATGTTTCTCGGCGGAATAAcatttacacttttttatcTCGAAATATTACACCACTTTTCCTACTTTTGAAACGatattatttcttgttttattttaaaaatacaaagaattGGGGACACGATACGAGTTGTTTCACGTCTACCCTCAACCTCCTCCGCGATGACTATTAGCAGACAGTAAAGTGACTATTGATTTGCTTTATAGAGtatatgtttgtaaattaaaataaacatttttcatacaGTTAGTTAGAATCGCATCGCTGTATATAATTAGGATTCCACCATTTCCGAAAGTTCTCATAAGATGACATCTGTTTTAATCTAGCTGGATTATTCATTAATTCACAAAGATCACATCCGTCAAGCGGTGTTGACTTGCTGATGATGTAGTGATTCCGCCACCGGAAATAGTTGTAATACTTTTCTCTATTACCTATAATATCGTGCATAGTTTGCGCAAGAGTAGCAGCTGATGCGTTGACGGCGTTTAAGTATGATCCGGGTGGTAAGTATCTGGAAATATGTATGGTTAGGctatgaatgtttttttaataaagaaagatGTTGTATATAAGGATGCAGACAGAATCtgtatctataatataatatcaaatgtgttatttatgtaacataaagtattattatatgtattagctAAAAAGGTGGACTAAAGTAATAGAAGCAGAaagcgaatggagaaagaaagccatggaAAAGGCTGGAGGCCTTTTAATCGTGAAGGGGTTCCGATCATTGTTGCAGAATGTTGTTCTGGTCTAGCGTAGGCCAATCGTACGATAGAGTCATTATTTGGCAGGAATAAGAAAGATGGACTGGCTtatagttggctgcgacatatacaacAAATCTAAACTGTAGTATACATTTGTAAAGATTGGAATAAACGGGCTTTATTATAAAGGCATTAGACGGTTAAAGATTGCATAACTCTGAATCCACTCTAATCGTATTTCAACTTAAGAATATAATCACAGATATTGTAAATTACCTAAtaccaattaataattataattacaattataataacaatcatGGGTGGATGAGTTAAGGCCAAGATATGTTTTGATCTGACTTAAGTCTTAGACAGATTAGAGAGATGATGCGTTAAGCTTGCAATCTtatcatagtcataatatccAGGGGCAGTACGAAGATACTTTTTCTCGAAGCTGTTCAACTTATTTTTGCCCCATTATAAAGTAAAAGCCTGAATTTTCAATTACCAAACAGGGTTTGTTTGTGTTTGTATCAAATTTCACGAAATTTGAATCAGTAGGTTAAGACTGGACAAATTTCTTAAGTTTGTCACTCACTGACTGACCGATCATCAAAGCTCTaagataatgtattttttaaaacataaaagatttttaatatatttggtcccaataaaatgtttttacgtTAGCTAAATACGTAAGACAGAAGGTCTCTTAGGTAGGCACTGAATAAATTGATCGACCAGGTATTCTTTAGATCTCACAACTTTTTTCAGTATGAGGACCGTGTTGCGCTTTTGCCAGTTATAATTTTGATGGTATACATATCATTTGACATCTATATAAGTAAGCCTTTATGAAAAATTCATACTTATCATAATGAACTCCGCCGTAAACGATTGGAACTGCGTAATTGTCATATGCGCTTAAAACGGCCTGGGTGATGTAATCGGCTGACATAGAGTCTTCGAATGCTAAATAGAAATAGTACATCTTCTTCACTCTCCAGTAGCAAGGCTGCATGGTTCTACGTCTGCACTGCCTCGGTCCACATTCACCTGTGAAATAGACGAAAATGCTAAAGTGTATTCATACCCGTGtcgattattttatgttttgtcaCGTTTATTTATGAGTAAAGTGTCATGTAAGTAATAAGGACAAATATTTGATGggtattttcttttgtcgtGTTTTTTGTACGTTCAAAAATAAGGCACTAATCTTATCACGTTCGATTCAGGATCCTTAAATAAGCGtacctattcttaaaaggtatTCGTATTCGTGAGCCCTCCGGCattgagtatccatgggcggcggtattacttaacattagataagcctcctgcccgtttgcccctgttctataaaaatctgATATCATCGAGCCATCATTTCTTGAGAAGGTGATGGCTCGATAGTAAGTACCGATAGCTTAACGTCCTCATTTAAATCTGGGACAAAACAACTCTACTAATTTCCTTCAGAAAGactgtttttttacaaaaatagcaAGCTTATTAGACCTCACTTTACGCCCGGGtttgcatataaaataaacatgctTGTTAATAAGccataaataatgaaaaatacataCCAAATATATCAACAGTTAAATTAAACCTCTCAAGCTCCTTCTGAAGATCTTTTACTAAAACCTCTCTTTTGCTTCTACTCTTGCACTTATCAAGGAATATGACAGCAGCTTTCGATTTTGTACTAAGCTTCTGTTTAATTTTCTCATCGATAGGCTTCATATGTGTGTTCCAATGAAAATGGCTGCCGAGCTCTTCATACTCGGTGTTATGCACTGTTATAAATCTGTACGAGATTGTTGAGTCGTATCtaaaaagtattaagtaataaaaagatCTTAATtcctgtatataatattatcttttgtGGTAAAGGACAACTAATGGTACATTCTATCAATGGTCCATACCATAAATAACATgtacaaaattgtataattcttCTACTTTTTACTTCTCGCTTTTGGCGTCGTCTTGTTAGTAGGATTTGGTAGGTAACGAAATAGAAGTTACTATTTTTCAATAGATTAATTCCAATTGAATTTAACAAGACATAGCCAAGGAACCTGTTAGTAGAATCCAGAACTCTGGTAGCCATTGCATCGCCTGAATATGCGAGTAGACTTGTAAATAATCTATCCACTTTGCAACGATCGATAATGGTCAGATCTGATGGATTCGTAAGtctaactaataattatttatatttcgaaaCAATTCGACACACGATCCTTCAAGAATAGATTGTCCCAATTGTTAAAAGACTGCAATCTCTCTAGAAAtatgagtgtctatgggcggcggtattacttaacaggCTCAATATCTCGTttgcttaattaaatataataatatacctgtAGGTCCAAGTCCAATTAAAAAAGTTGTCATACTTCGAATCACACACCGGATAGTTATCCGCCGAATTATTAGCCACAAATATATACTTCTGATTTTGACCTCTTACATGTGGAAGATTTTCAGAATCCGCACTTACATCTTGtagattaaaaagtattaaatcaaAGTAACGAATGTCGCCGAAAAGATTTCTGTTTCTTgtcaaataacaatttgtatagTCACATTTTCGGTTAGTAAAGTATGTTTGCCCGTCTCCTTTCAATGCCTGAATGTCGGTCCACACCAGTATATGCTTCATGTCGGGTTGAAAGCGAATCAATTCTTTTACAATGGTCCGTTTTTGCGAAATTTCAATCAAAAAGATTAAGCACACCGGAAGTAATATGTGTACGaaatgtttgtaatgttttaaacttCTCGTTAAATTCATCATATAAGTGAACATCCGGCACATGTTTATAAGAACATTCATAAAACGCTGACTTCATACACGTAAATTAACtagaaataatacaattaaaagtaattaaatataattatagtattagTATAGTAGTTAGTTTATAGTAGTagtatagtaattaattaataaagcctcaatatttaataaacaatattgagATACAAATAGACATGCCATACGGCATACACGAAAACAtgccaataatatatatgataatatataataataaattaaaatataccagcatgtcaaataattaactaaagagtaggtattattattagtagaaTGCCTATTCGTACCCATAGTGGACGGAAGGAACCAGATTTTTGCAACAGGCGAAAATTTGTATGGATCACTCGATCAAgcgttgttaataaaatatgtaaatgacGAAAGCTGCAAAATTATATGCGATGTCTATGTAGTATTTAGGCGAGTATCTATGGGGCGATCGTCGACATACACGACTTTTttttctcacgagtatgtaagtgcgtgctcctatttcaccttgcctcctgctgatagaggaaaaatctttgtttttaatttaatttattattctttattactcaagatgtcatatggtgtaatggttgcagctccttacaaacattgtgtaaaaaaaaattggcgattaaaaggagtggcggagagttcattgccagttcttctcttccgttctacgcccttgatttgagaactggcagtaaatgtaaaattagattcatttaatatttctcttttttgacgttcataagtgtacattatgttatctatatgaataaatgaattttgactttgactttgatctATGATTTAagtagtgttgcccaaatgcaagaccaagacgagacttagaccagtcttggtattggtcttgcgtcaatacacctggtcttgatcttggtattggtattgcgctctcagtcttggtcttggtcttgatcttgcagcaagagtctcgcaagtctcgcaagacttgcaaatacctattagcctattgctatttattcgtcactcatgtcaaattgtaaacattcactccgaaagcaataagaatttagagtacctagctaggtaaatgggcgagaataataaataagatagactCGAAGCGGATCTCAATTagaaatgactgaaattgaaataaaaactcatatttataagcacacaagccgaagaccgacaaagaaaaatgcggcattctttgatagatagaataaatctttgaaagattaaaaaacagaagtatcagaatcaaaatcaaataggttttgtgcctacgcaaaaataaagtgtagataattatgcaaataatattgtttattatgttccttttttattgtaacagcTGTAAGTTGCCTGCTGTTTTTATGGAGGTTACTAGCTACTAGAGTAGATAcgatagaagttgataaaccgacactgcaaatctcgatttttggaaatgtgtgattttaaaaccaaatgcgtaaagcaatatgacgtcgctcatatttggagtttttccacgtttcaaatttgtttaaatcacccaCTATCGAGACAGCGTGTCAAATGCTGTGATACACTTGTTGCAAACCGCGGCGTCTTTGtcggtaaattatcaaatatgtaggtatataatacaccgaccgaccaacagtttattcgcagaacgtcacattttcccaatcaaccttgaaccttatttctctagtgataaagttgaaaatttgataacgcccaaatctcagtttgtcctaactgcaagacgcaagagtattgcaggcttaagtattgtcttgctcaagtcttgcaggcttcagtcttggtattggtcttgctacgataaggcggtcttggtattggtattggtcttgcaaaaatgcaagaacaagaccgagactgcaagaccaagaccgattttgggcaacactagaTTTAAGAGAAATGTAGACGGTTAATACTGTaacttaaattcattttaactttgatcttttttagtttttattttctgtttagtttcttcttaataacataataatatttttgcacttcttgcctaccttatgtaatttaataattttttcttcactcacagtggttgcctggaagagatcgtttGAAAGAGCtgaggccgccagttgctcgccttttcatttaattatgttcaatttttatattgtaatgtaacggaatgttaataaataataaaataaataatttattaaaggaaGTATTGGTCACTTTGTGTGAATAGCTCAATAGCCTAATGAGAGAACTGTGTTAGGCCagtcaatatttacaaacaactCCATGTTACAGATTTCGCAAGATCAAATATGGTATGTCAACAATAACACTAGTACAATGCTCCAAATGCCTAGTACGTTTGAAGTCGGAGATTGTTTCATATTCACTTCCGACAAAAAAAAACGCAAATTTTTAGCGTCTCTGTCGCTTCGTTTGTAACCCTAAttgagaatttattaataatattagctagATTAAAgcttgaatatattattataaaaggcAATTATAACAGTAGTAGGAGTTTTTAAAGAACTGTACTccgtaaaacttatttttagtgtaatttaacttattattattatattactaacaaatggtaataaatctttgtttaaGCTGGGCTTATTGAACTTGATGTAAGTTCCATAAGCCCAGCTTTAGATTGACATTTGTTACTTGGTTACTtatagatttaaagaaaacactctTTTACCAGGttgaagttatgtatgtaaatttataattattttaaatttatccgtttcgcgtgctttacagtgTGCCTGGTCaaggtgactgaagacaaaaggtgttgaatgtcaaaaatgtatcaaagttggtatcgactaaaagatgaagggtttctgcagaaactACTCACggtgtgtaaaagctatgttaataaaagacaatactatttggaatagatattaaaaagtgGTATTATACACTACCCTTAttaccccctgttctataaaaaaaataacttaaaattttgcGATAGTATATGTACGCAtctgtaaaaaatactatatttaatcaCAACAAGGGGCAtgtaaaatatgattaaaacgACTCACAAATGATTTCATTTGTCACGCGGCTTCCACGATTTTTCTTCAAAACGTACATATTGTGCGAGTGATGTGGGTCCTGCAAGTTTTTTTGAATAGAAGATTGCCGTTGTTATAGAAATCATTTTGATGGGAGcttttcaaattgtatttttgtcgCGATTGTGACATTAACGAGGGGACGAATTTGACttgtgtaaagaaaaataaattacatattccGACGACGAAAACAGTGTATCTCTGACGAGATTTTGttagtttctttattttttaacggaAAGAACTTTTTATCTAAACCGATGTCTCGAgtgaattacatttattaatgaatttggtggctatttttcaaaatgtataaaatatagtgcaataatgtatataataatacatttttctaatttctaaaaatattatgttagttATTCATATGTCTTTTAAAACGTAAGCTTTTTTATCATTACCTTCTGTTCTTCAGGTCCCTCTTTACTTAAAAAGGTTGGTTGTCAACACTAAATTGCCGAGTATCTTGTGCCTAGTCTAGTCTAAACATTTCCTATATGATACCGGTCCACACCCGTACCGCAAAATGATTTTCTGTGCCCGTCTCTTGCCTTGAATTCTGCCCATCATTATAAACTGCAACAAGTTGTATCTCTGATGAGGCAAAACATGTCTACTTTTTCATTCGTCACTCGTTTTCGTTTTCATTTGTCACTCTGAATCCAGCTGATGCAAAGCATGCAACAGTAACACACCTCGAAAGAAGCTGCGAAACACCTTCTTGTGTCTTCTTTAATAGCCAATGCCAAACAGCCGCTGTAGAGTATAGTATAACAGAGCAAGAGTCAAAccctcaattttattttattaacgagTTGTTGACTAAAAATAACGTCAAAATGACGAAATGAAGCATTTGAAATGAGGAAAGAATTGCtcaatcaaataaacaaaaataattcaatatgaTAAGTCCGATTTAGATATTCAGTGTAAGGAAATGTTTCGGTGCTAATACACGCCGCTCAGTATTCAGTAAAGGCCGGTGATTTTCCAATGAGCGAGCTACTACGAATGCAAACGCGATATCTTCACTACGTCTTACAAATGGACTTATTCGAATCGGAAAGATTTTTAgtaatgtaatgtttaaataactttttatagaaaatatccTAGACCTTACGTATTGGGTCAAAAATTCGCATGGATTGGCTTGGCTACGAAGACTAAATTAAGAGAATTTTGCTAATgcaattcattattaattgtataaatagaatagtacgctatataattaatattatatagcgtaccaattcttaaaaggccggcaacgcactcgcgagccctttggcattgagggtgtccatgggcggcggtatcacttaacatcaggtgagcctcctgcccgtttgctctataaaaaaaaaaaattataccaaCTCTTTTTACAAACATGAATGACATGTATTCCTGGTATTAATAGTTTATGTTGGCATGAACTAGGCCTACACATATTAGCCGATGACAAAAATTTACCGGTTgtctaatttaaattcaatctattgtaaataatacaaaatttaaacattgtgTATCTTTTGCAATAGATAATTTTGTTCCTATcattctattataaataaaaattaatttattaacataggtAACACTATAAACGtcattgaaaaacaaaacagaatGCTTCTGTAATTTACTGTCAATTCTCAGAAGACGGTATAACAGACGAAAAGGATCGGgagtgtacaaacaaaaaaaatctctagCATAAAGCTCAGCTCTATGTAGAATTCGGGAATTCGCGCAAAAGAGCCTGACCCTGTAGTGGGGGATTCCCCGTCCCATACTcgcgatcttttaataaatgatctatgtcttttatcatatatatgatttttttactttcgatGGGGTGACACCACCAACTTCCACACCACTCAAGGTAGCTACGCCACTGTTTGGGAGAGAAAATCACGAATAAAAGGTAAAACACTTACCCATAATATATGCTAGATTATGaaaaggaaatatatttacaaaataatatttaaaaaggaatTATCAGAATATTCCCTCGTACCAAGGTGCCGGAGTCGTCTCGCTAATGAGATTCTTTGGCTCGCGGTTTGCATTTAAGATCAGCTCCACTCGTATATTGTACTACCGCTTCCTAGTAATGAACCTCGCAACTCTACTTAGTTCAACAATCCGAAAATAATCTGTTTATCTCTTTCAAAGGAGATGCTAATTgaagtacatattaataatataatattattgcggACGTCTTATTTATACACCGCAGTCCATGTATGCCGGATAATGAATTAACGTACATCTCATAAGGATAcaaaatcacaaaaatatgttagaagatataaatgtgttttttctGCGGGTATTTGCAATCAGCCCTAACGAAACTGAATATGAACGCATATGTTCTGTGGTTCTGTCATGTGGAGTGACTTCCCATTGGAAGCATCTACTCCTCTTCTGGCTAGAGCTGCTGCCGGTCTTCTAACTCTAGAATATGGTGACGTTTTAGTCTCACATACTGTTTAATGGTGAGTTTGTTAAAAGTTCGTTCGGGTGACAGCTTAACCGCTCTTAGTACTTGGCttagaagaactggcaatgaaTATATGCCatactttttaatcgccatgtcaaaagtatataatatatatttttaaatgtaacaggAGGTAAATGGATAGAgggctcatctgatgtcaTATCACTTAGATCCCGCCGTCCATGGCACTCACATTGAATTAgtacgctattttcttgaaggaccctaagtcgaaatgttttggaaatacttaggtgggcagctggttttaCATGTGGTGgtgcaaaaactgccttaagacAAACGCACAGTTGTTGCACCACGGACGTCGAGCTGATACGGATGGCGATGGCGATGGCGGATTGACGTCCgttgatgaaactcagctggaTTAGTCCCGAAAACTcttctgaacactctccacgGTAAATGCAGTAACATAAATTACGTAATGTAAAACAatgtacaaattaattaattaaaagcaaatattatGTGTGTAATGTGCGAGAGTATATTTTAGACCCTTCTAAATACTCTCGCACATTATTGTCTATTTATTACAGTATATAGAccattagttattattatttatttatttatttatttatttacacttcgttgctaaagaaatacaaataacacagtatatataaattacaagggatgcaacgggcggccttatcgctaacaagcgatctcttccaggcaacattat
This DNA window, taken from Pieris rapae chromosome 16, ilPieRapa1.1, whole genome shotgun sequence, encodes the following:
- the LOC110994410 gene encoding alpha-(1,3)-fucosyltransferase C, coding for MNVLINMCRMFTYMMNLTRSLKHYKHFVHILLPVCLIFLIEISQKRTIVKELIRFQPDMKHILVWTDIQALKGDGQTYFTNRKCDYTNCYLTRNRNLFGDIRYFDLILFNLQDVSADSENLPHVRGQNQKYIFVANNSADNYPVCDSKYDNFFNWTWTYRYDSTISYRFITVHNTEYEELGSHFHWNTHMKPIDEKIKQKLSTKSKAAVIFLDKCKSRSKREVLVKDLQKELERFNLTVDIFGECGPRQCRRRTMQPCYWRVKKMYYFYLAFEDSMSADYITQAVLSAYDNYAVPIVYGGVHYDKYLPPGSYLNAVNASAATLAQTMHDIIGNREKYYNYFRWRNHYIISKSTPLDGCDLCELMNNPARLKQMSSYENFRKWWNPNYIQRCDSN